The DNA region GGGGAAAGAGGTTTGGGTGTTCGAGAGGTCAAGGGAGCTCAGATGGCGCGCCTACTCCGACGTTGAGGAAGAGCTCCTGCTCCCGCGGTGTAGGACCTTGGTGATCACTGGGATGACCCTCCTCAACTTCACCTTGGATAGAGTGCTGGAGCTCTCCCAGGGTCTCAACATACTGACGGGGCCCACGGCCGGCGTACACCCAGCACTGGTCAAGGGCTCGAGGGTTCACGTGCTCGCCTCTATGAAGTTCAAGATAGAGGTTGCCGTCAACCACCTCAAGCGAGGTGGATACATCTCGCTGGCCATACACTCGGACCTCGGCGTGCCTTATGTTGTGGATTTAAGGAATACTTAAATACAGAAATAGTATTACTGACATGAAAGGCTGTAATCCGCATAACGTAGCCTGCGCCTTCAAGGAGCTTGGCAGAAAGCTCCTGGCCCTAATCGAGGAGAAGATAGGCGCTTTAGGCCCGGAAAACGCCTTCGTCGCCACTAACGCGAAGTTTCTGACCTCTAGAGGATACAGCGTAGCTCCGGTCATGACGGCGTTTCTAGAAAAAGGGCTCGAGCTTTACTACAACGTGGTGCCGGTCCACTCGCCGTATTATGCCGATTTACATCTGGTGGCATACAACAAGGATTCCTCCAAAGGAGTATACGCGAGGGTCGCTAGAAGCGCCGTGGAGAAAATCGCCGCATGCGACCGGGCGACTGCGGATTACATCAAGTGGGAGCCCCTCTCGCCGGGAGGAGCTGAGGGGTGGAGCGATAAGGCCCGATATTTGACGATACTCGCGGCATGGCTCTCGGGCGCTTCACATGAGCTGTTGCTAGGCGCGGAGTTGCACAATCACGTGTGCCCGGGCCTAATATCGGGCTATTTGATCATACGCCGCCTGGAGGAACTCGGCCTTCTCAAACAAGGCGTCGAGATAAAACTCGTCTCCGCACCGCCGTGGTGCAAGGACGACTTGTTGATACAAGTCCTCGACGCGACGCCCGGCAAGAGGAACTTCTCCGTTAAGTTCTTAACGGAAGATCGCCGGCAAGAGCTGAGGAGATCGTTGGGAGGAGATCCCGCATATATAGCGTTTATACACGACAGAGGGCGCGAGGAGGTTCTCGTGATCTCCTTCGACTGGGAGAAGGCTAGAGAAATCGCCGGCGTGGTGGGGGACACCCCAAGTTCGAAGCTGGCCATGTCCGCCGCCTTGTTGAGACACTTGGATGAGGCCGCGCAACTGATCCACGTTAAACACGTAGAGGCAGGCGATCCGGAGCTCTTCGAGAAGGCATCTCTTTCGGGAACCGATCCATATAAGACAGTATTACTACATGAGTAATACTTAAAAACCCAGTCCTTGGGGGTTCTATGGGCAAGGTTCTTTGGGCCTCCGTCCTAATAATCGCTGCCGTCCTGACAATCGCATTGTATCTAACACTGCAGGCTCTGCCCTCCTCCCAGCTTCCCCCGCAGACGGCGTCGGCGCCTTCGTTAACGTCGCTCACGACGTCCTCCGCGACCGCGACGCCCTCATCAACGTCATCCACTACGTCTTCCGCTACTCCGCCGTCTGTGGCTTCTCCTCAATTCCTCGTTATCAAGGACGTAGTGGGTAGAGAGGTCAGGATAAGGGTGCCAGTGAAAAGAGCAGTGGCTATGGGCCCCGGCGCCTTGCGCCTGGTGGTGTACCTCAACGCCACGGATATATTGGTGGGCATTGAGGCAATGGAGAAAAGGCCTCCTCAAGGGAGGGATTACGGCTACGTTATATGGGCCAAGAATTTAACGAACCTGCCAATCGTAGGCCAGGGAGGCCCCGACAGCCCCGTGAACTTCGAGGCTATAATGGCCGTGAAGCCCGACGTCATAATAATGACGCCTGTATTGGCGAATACGCCGGA from Pyrobaculum arsenaticum DSM 13514 includes:
- a CDS encoding FmdE family protein → MKGCNPHNVACAFKELGRKLLALIEEKIGALGPENAFVATNAKFLTSRGYSVAPVMTAFLEKGLELYYNVVPVHSPYYADLHLVAYNKDSSKGVYARVARSAVEKIAACDRATADYIKWEPLSPGGAEGWSDKARYLTILAAWLSGASHELLLGAELHNHVCPGLISGYLIIRRLEELGLLKQGVEIKLVSAPPWCKDDLLIQVLDATPGKRNFSVKFLTEDRRQELRRSLGGDPAYIAFIHDRGREEVLVISFDWEKAREIAGVVGDTPSSKLAMSAALLRHLDEAAQLIHVKHVEAGDPELFEKASLSGTDPYKTVLLHE